In Streptomyces chartreusis, the following proteins share a genomic window:
- a CDS encoding glutathione S-transferase C-terminal domain-containing protein, whose amino-acid sequence MSVTPLAAHTSTRPAPAFRGRIGRDARSGHYAVPRRYRLHLSTACPDGLRIAVAHALLGLDDICPATFLAPIPDSADDGHAVLRPLYDASAHRYSGPALAPVLSDDWSGRIVSNHAPDITRDLARRFGHGRLELYPCGAESEIEAVEDMCAQGIEEAAQRAGAAGAEPAERDEALGTLLRSLGALDRWLDGRTYMIRNQITAADVELWVTLVQLDTVHRHHLDAAAVQRIAAHPALWDYARRLAAHPAFGAHLDLDAIARRHHARCQGLEAAGAAVQILDWAAHAVAGTGARPQVEGP is encoded by the coding sequence ATGTCCGTCACACCGCTGGCCGCCCACACGTCCACCCGGCCCGCCCCCGCCTTCAGGGGTCGTATCGGAAGGGACGCGCGCAGCGGCCACTACGCCGTGCCGCGCCGCTACCGCCTCCATCTGTCGACCGCCTGCCCGGACGGCCTGCGCATCGCCGTCGCCCACGCCCTGCTGGGCCTCGACGACATCTGTCCCGCGACCTTCCTGGCCCCGATCCCCGACTCCGCCGACGACGGACACGCCGTGCTGCGTCCGCTGTACGACGCCAGCGCCCACCGCTACTCGGGACCGGCCCTCGCGCCGGTCCTCAGCGACGACTGGTCCGGGCGCATCGTGAGCAACCACGCCCCCGACATCACCCGCGACCTCGCCCGGCGCTTCGGCCACGGACGCCTGGAGCTCTACCCGTGCGGCGCCGAGTCGGAGATCGAGGCCGTCGAGGACATGTGCGCACAGGGCATCGAGGAGGCCGCGCAGCGAGCGGGCGCGGCCGGTGCCGAACCGGCGGAGCGCGACGAGGCGCTCGGGACACTGCTGCGCTCCCTCGGCGCGCTGGACCGGTGGCTCGACGGACGTACCTACATGATTCGCAATCAGATCACCGCCGCGGACGTGGAGTTGTGGGTCACCCTGGTCCAACTCGACACCGTCCACCGGCACCACCTGGACGCCGCGGCGGTGCAGCGCATCGCCGCGCACCCTGCCCTGTGGGACTACGCCCGCCGGCTCGCCGCCCACCCGGCGTTCGGCGCGCACCTCGACCTGGACGCCATCGCCCGTCGCCACCACGCCCGTTGTCAGGGCCTGGAAGCCGCGGGCGCCGCCGTCCAGATCCTGGACTGGGCCGCCCACGCGGTAGCCGGGACCGGCGCCCGACCGCAGGTCGAGGGGCCCTGA
- a CDS encoding putative leader peptide: MGRLESVTGRVIRTPLLTSRRHIDLLRVCSAISPLG, encoded by the coding sequence ATGGGGCGCCTTGAGTCGGTCACCGGTCGAGTGATCCGTACGCCCCTTCTCACGTCCCGCCGTCACATCGACCTGCTCCGCGTATGCAGCGCGATCAGCCCACTGGGCTGA
- a CDS encoding MarR family winged helix-turn-helix transcriptional regulator codes for MPGQRSITAAEKLAEAKLGGIPLHREQMAVVANIYRAASTVRQHLENSVLRGVDLTWTAFVVLWVVWVWGESETRHVAEEAGISKGTLTGVARTLEGRGLLKRAGHPSDGRLVLLSLTEEGEELMRRLFPAFNEEEAFVAGQLSEEECRSVAEGLRRVVIQVEEQGEERRLALLDGAEPAPRRSGRRARTDG; via the coding sequence ATGCCCGGCCAACGATCGATCACCGCCGCCGAGAAGCTGGCCGAGGCCAAGCTCGGCGGTATCCCGCTGCACCGGGAGCAGATGGCCGTGGTCGCCAACATCTACCGCGCGGCCTCGACGGTCCGGCAGCACCTGGAGAACTCCGTGCTGCGCGGCGTCGATCTGACCTGGACGGCGTTCGTGGTGCTCTGGGTGGTCTGGGTGTGGGGCGAGTCGGAGACCCGGCATGTGGCGGAGGAGGCCGGGATCTCCAAGGGCACGCTCACGGGCGTGGCGCGGACGCTGGAGGGGCGCGGGCTGCTGAAGCGGGCCGGGCATCCGAGTGACGGCAGGCTCGTGCTGCTCAGCCTCACCGAGGAGGGCGAGGAGCTGATGCGCCGGCTGTTCCCGGCGTTCAACGAGGAGGAGGCGTTCGTCGCGGGGCAGCTCAGCGAGGAGGAGTGCCGCAGCGTCGCGGAGGGACTGCGGCGGGTGGTGATCCAGGTCGAGGAGCAGGGCGAGGAGCGCCGCCTCGCCCTGCTCGACGGAGCCGAGCCGGCACCTCGCCGCAGCGGACGGCGGGCCAGGACCGACGGCTGA
- a CDS encoding gamma-glutamyl-gamma-aminobutyrate hydrolase family protein encodes MTRPLIAVPARFSATTSALRYAAEVNARALIEAVWRAGGEPVGIHPAAGDVAGRLTRFDGILLPGGGDLAPHRYGAADTHAAVYDVDDLQDTFDLEVARRALDLGIPLLAICRGLQTVNVALGGTLEQDMGGPEREHRHLVHPVAVERGTLLERALGAEKAEASCYHHQRVDRLGSGLTITARAADGTVEGLELPGAQGWFTAVQWHPEDTADRDPAQQALFDALVGAARERR; translated from the coding sequence GTGACCCGTCCCCTGATCGCCGTCCCCGCCCGCTTCTCCGCCACCACCTCGGCCCTGCGGTACGCCGCCGAGGTCAACGCCCGCGCCCTGATCGAGGCGGTGTGGCGAGCGGGCGGCGAACCGGTGGGCATCCATCCCGCAGCCGGTGACGTCGCCGGCCGGCTCACCCGCTTCGACGGGATTCTGCTCCCCGGCGGCGGCGACCTCGCCCCGCACCGCTACGGCGCCGCCGACACCCACGCGGCCGTCTACGACGTCGACGACCTCCAGGACACCTTCGACCTCGAAGTCGCCCGGCGCGCACTGGACCTGGGCATCCCCCTGCTGGCGATCTGCCGCGGCCTGCAGACCGTGAACGTCGCCCTCGGCGGCACGCTGGAGCAGGACATGGGCGGTCCCGAACGCGAACACCGGCACCTCGTGCACCCGGTGGCCGTCGAGCGCGGCACCCTGCTGGAACGTGCCCTCGGCGCGGAGAAGGCGGAGGCATCCTGCTACCACCACCAGCGCGTGGACCGCCTCGGCAGCGGCCTCACCATCACCGCCCGAGCCGCCGACGGGACGGTGGAGGGGCTCGAACTGCCCGGCGCGCAGGGGTGGTTCACGGCGGTGCAGTGGCACCCCGAGGACACCGCCGACCGCGACCCGGCACAGCAGGCGCTCTTCGACGCCCTGGTGGGGGCGGCACGCGAGCGGCGCTGA
- a CDS encoding aldehyde dehydrogenase — MPAVTHEEWLRRAKSLHLSGAHHIDGADEPGGGAAFAAVSPRDGQVLAQVADGGAAEVDAAVAAARRAFDTGPWPRLASAERGRVLLRIADLLQERRAELALTVSLEMGKPITDAHDIELRAAVNTFRWYGQLADKLTDESPHTAPDALALVTREPAGVVGAVVPWNFPLTLAGWKVAPALAAGCTVVLKPSENSPLSALTLARVATEAGLPPGVLNVVNGEGPVAGRALGLHPDVDVLAFTGSTAVGRHFLHYAADSNLKRVWLELGGKSPNIVLPDAPDLDRAAATAAWGIFFNQGEMCTAPSRLLVHSSVADRVTEAVVRRARELRIGDPLDPATEMGALVGESHLGRVLGHIGTGREEGARLRTGGERILAETGGTYLEPTVFDGVAPTMRLAREEIFGPVLSVLAFDDLDEAVRLANATEYGLAAGLWTSDLSTAHRVSRALKAGTVWVNCYEEGDLTVPFGGMKQSGNGRDKSVHALEKYTELKTTWIQL, encoded by the coding sequence ATGCCGGCCGTCACCCACGAAGAGTGGCTGCGTCGCGCCAAGTCCCTGCACCTGTCCGGCGCCCATCACATCGACGGCGCCGACGAGCCGGGCGGGGGAGCGGCCTTCGCGGCCGTCTCGCCCCGGGACGGGCAGGTCCTCGCGCAGGTCGCCGACGGGGGCGCCGCCGAGGTGGACGCGGCCGTCGCAGCCGCCCGGCGGGCCTTCGACACCGGACCCTGGCCGCGCCTGGCGTCTGCCGAGCGCGGCCGTGTGCTCCTGCGGATCGCCGACCTGCTTCAGGAGCGGCGCGCCGAACTGGCCCTGACCGTCAGCCTGGAGATGGGCAAACCCATCACGGACGCCCACGACATCGAGCTGCGCGCCGCCGTCAACACCTTTCGCTGGTACGGCCAGCTCGCCGACAAGCTCACCGACGAGTCCCCGCACACCGCCCCCGACGCCCTCGCCCTGGTCACCCGGGAACCGGCCGGGGTCGTCGGCGCTGTCGTGCCGTGGAACTTCCCCCTGACGCTCGCCGGCTGGAAGGTCGCCCCGGCGCTCGCCGCCGGCTGCACGGTCGTACTGAAGCCGTCGGAGAACTCCCCGCTGTCGGCGTTGACGCTTGCCCGTGTCGCCACCGAGGCGGGGCTGCCCCCGGGTGTGCTCAACGTGGTGAACGGCGAAGGCCCCGTCGCCGGACGTGCCCTGGGGCTCCACCCCGACGTCGACGTGCTCGCGTTCACCGGCTCCACCGCCGTCGGCCGGCACTTCCTGCACTACGCGGCCGACTCCAACCTCAAGCGGGTCTGGCTCGAACTGGGCGGCAAGTCACCGAACATCGTCCTGCCCGACGCCCCCGACCTGGACCGGGCCGCCGCCACCGCGGCCTGGGGCATCTTCTTCAACCAGGGCGAGATGTGCACGGCACCCTCCAGGCTCCTCGTGCACTCCTCCGTTGCCGATCGCGTCACCGAGGCCGTCGTACGCCGGGCCCGCGAGCTGCGGATCGGCGACCCCCTGGACCCGGCCACCGAGATGGGCGCCCTGGTCGGCGAATCCCACCTCGGCCGCGTCCTCGGCCACATCGGGACCGGCAGGGAGGAAGGCGCACGCCTGCGGACCGGCGGTGAGCGGATCCTCGCCGAGACCGGCGGCACCTACCTGGAGCCGACCGTTTTCGACGGGGTCGCGCCGACCATGCGGCTGGCCCGCGAGGAGATCTTCGGCCCCGTCCTGTCCGTCCTCGCCTTCGACGACCTGGACGAGGCGGTACGGCTGGCCAACGCCACCGAGTACGGCCTCGCCGCCGGCCTGTGGACCTCGGACCTGTCCACCGCCCACCGTGTCTCGCGGGCCCTGAAGGCCGGCACGGTCTGGGTCAACTGCTACGAGGAGGGCGACCTGACCGTCCCCTTCGGCGGGATGAAGCAGTCCGGGAACGGCCGCGACAAGTCCGTGCACGCCCTGGAGAAGTACACCGAGCTCAAGACGACCTGGATCCAGCTGTGA
- a CDS encoding APC family permease, translated as MDSQTAVPNQTAPDASTAGKLKPNSLGVLGILFFVLSAQAPLTGVAGAVPIAVAIGNGAGAPAAYLAAGLITLLFSVGFVAMGRHVVDAGAFYRYIGKGLGRDLGHGSAGIALFAYCAVQAAMYGLYGATVNGLLAHYAGIDVPWWVCALVTMAIVQVLGALGIEMGAKVLAVFVLAEFSILSAFAVVTFAKGGGPEGLGFADTFSPGAALEGAPGVALMFAVASMIGFEATAIYGEEAREPRRTVPRATYAAVALVTGFFAFASWMLISSYGASKAAGAAGKALEGGDSTAFVFAPIAAQFGTWVNDVLPVLLATSLFAGILAFHNSANRYLFSLSREGLLPRRVSAVNNRHSPGVAGFVQTSIAVLLVIPFALAGKDPVLTLFSWGSGIAVLAIMLLYFLTSVSVVAFFRRERLDTRPWNTLVAPLLGAVGIAGAIWLIVENFTTLIGGDRTTALWLQAAVPAVLVLGVVTGRLTRPART; from the coding sequence GTGGACAGTCAGACGGCGGTCCCGAACCAGACCGCGCCCGACGCCTCCACCGCAGGCAAGCTCAAGCCCAACTCTCTCGGCGTGCTGGGCATCCTCTTCTTCGTCCTCTCCGCCCAGGCGCCGCTGACCGGCGTCGCGGGCGCCGTCCCCATCGCCGTGGCCATCGGAAACGGCGCCGGGGCCCCGGCCGCCTATCTCGCGGCCGGTCTGATCACCCTGCTGTTCTCGGTCGGCTTCGTCGCCATGGGCCGGCACGTGGTGGACGCCGGTGCCTTCTACCGGTACATCGGCAAAGGGCTCGGCCGGGACCTCGGCCACGGCAGCGCGGGCATCGCCCTCTTCGCGTACTGCGCGGTCCAGGCCGCCATGTACGGCCTGTACGGCGCCACCGTGAACGGGCTGCTGGCGCACTACGCCGGCATCGACGTGCCCTGGTGGGTGTGTGCCCTGGTCACGATGGCGATCGTGCAGGTCCTCGGTGCCCTGGGCATCGAGATGGGCGCGAAGGTGCTGGCCGTGTTCGTACTGGCCGAGTTCAGCATCCTCAGCGCCTTCGCCGTCGTCACCTTCGCCAAGGGCGGCGGGCCCGAGGGCCTCGGCTTCGCGGACACCTTCTCGCCGGGCGCGGCCCTGGAGGGGGCGCCGGGCGTGGCGCTGATGTTCGCCGTGGCGTCCATGATCGGCTTCGAGGCCACCGCGATCTACGGCGAGGAGGCCCGCGAGCCCCGCAGAACGGTGCCCCGCGCGACATACGCGGCCGTCGCCCTCGTCACCGGCTTCTTCGCCTTCGCCTCCTGGATGCTGATCTCCTCCTACGGCGCCTCGAAGGCGGCCGGCGCGGCGGGCAAGGCGCTTGAGGGCGGTGACTCGACGGCGTTCGTCTTCGCGCCGATCGCCGCCCAGTTCGGCACCTGGGTCAACGACGTGCTGCCGGTCCTGCTGGCCACCTCGCTCTTCGCCGGCATCCTGGCCTTCCACAACTCGGCCAACCGCTATCTGTTCTCGCTCAGCCGTGAGGGACTCCTGCCGCGAAGGGTGTCGGCGGTCAACAACCGGCACTCGCCCGGTGTCGCCGGCTTCGTGCAGACGTCGATCGCCGTCCTGCTGGTGATCCCGTTCGCGCTGGCCGGCAAGGACCCGGTGCTCACCCTGTTCTCGTGGGGCAGCGGCATCGCCGTACTGGCGATCATGCTCCTGTACTTCCTGACCTCGGTCTCGGTCGTCGCCTTCTTCCGGCGCGAGCGCCTCGACACACGGCCGTGGAACACGCTGGTCGCCCCGCTGCTGGGTGCCGTGGGGATCGCCGGGGCGATCTGGCTGATCGTCGAGAACTTCACGACGCTCATCGGCGGCGACCGGACCACCGCCCTGTGGCTCCAGGCAGCGGTCCCGGCCGTCCTGGTGCTCGGCGTCGTCACCGGCCGCCTGACGCGACCGGCCCGCACGTAG
- a CDS encoding TetR/AcrR family transcriptional regulator has product MTASAEGPERSTRSTGSEAPQRDRKPRKRMNYGEGREALLNAAVRVVARGGLRKLTYRAVAQEAGTTHGLVVHHFGSRDALIEEALAHAIRTSLSTSALEPGTGKVADFSVGVSDMVIADPDIQAFQYELLLEARRRPELLPQIRALYDDYFDATRRELSRMLPEDAGQPLTRLIFAALDGLVLHQLVFGEPGTTDAAIEELRGLLRLLSADGHEAPENDG; this is encoded by the coding sequence ATGACCGCATCCGCCGAGGGACCCGAGCGATCCACCAGGTCGACGGGCTCCGAGGCCCCGCAGAGGGACCGCAAGCCACGCAAGCGCATGAACTACGGCGAGGGCCGCGAGGCCCTGCTCAACGCCGCGGTGCGGGTCGTGGCGCGCGGCGGGCTGCGCAAGCTCACCTACCGGGCGGTCGCCCAGGAGGCCGGCACCACGCACGGCCTGGTCGTCCACCACTTCGGCTCGCGCGACGCGCTGATCGAGGAGGCCCTCGCCCACGCGATCCGCACCTCGCTCAGCACCAGCGCGCTCGAACCGGGCACCGGCAAGGTCGCCGACTTCTCGGTGGGCGTCTCCGACATGGTCATCGCCGACCCGGACATCCAGGCATTCCAGTACGAGCTGCTGCTGGAGGCCCGGCGCCGCCCGGAGCTGCTGCCGCAGATCCGTGCCCTGTACGACGACTACTTCGACGCCACCCGGCGCGAGCTGTCCCGGATGCTCCCCGAGGACGCCGGGCAGCCGCTGACCCGGCTGATCTTCGCCGCGCTGGACGGGCTCGTGCTGCACCAGCTGGTCTTCGGTGAACCCGGGACCACCGACGCCGCGATCGAGGAGCTGCGCGGGCTGCTCCGACTGCTCTCGGCCGACGGCCACGAAGCACCGGAGAACGACGGCTGA
- a CDS encoding fumarylacetoacetate hydrolase family protein — protein MPEYRRILLDGAAVQVTVDGDELVAGDGRRVKTEDAQHLPPVVPSKVVAVHLNHRSRVEEFRIDLPDTPTYFHKPTSSLNSHKGAIVRPDGCKWLNYEGEVAIVIGRTARNVSPAEAGEYIAGYTIANDYGLHDFRDTDAGSMLRVKGSDTLCPLGPGLVTDWDFHGKRLRTYVNGEVVQDGSTDEMKWDMHYLVADIARTITLYPGDVLLSGTPANSRPVRPGDVVEVEVEGLGRLTNHIVTGPTPVRTDVGAQPTESEEVLSTALGGDWEFRGIRPPRR, from the coding sequence ATGCCCGAATACCGCCGCATCCTCCTCGACGGCGCAGCCGTCCAGGTCACCGTCGACGGGGACGAACTCGTCGCCGGTGACGGCCGGCGCGTCAAGACCGAGGACGCCCAGCACCTGCCCCCGGTCGTCCCGTCCAAGGTCGTCGCCGTCCACCTCAACCACCGCAGCCGGGTCGAGGAGTTCCGGATCGACCTGCCGGACACCCCGACCTACTTCCACAAGCCGACCTCGTCCCTCAACTCCCACAAGGGCGCGATCGTCCGCCCCGACGGCTGCAAGTGGCTCAACTACGAGGGCGAGGTCGCCATCGTGATCGGGCGGACCGCGCGGAACGTGTCCCCGGCCGAGGCGGGGGAGTACATCGCCGGCTACACGATCGCCAACGACTACGGACTGCACGACTTCCGCGACACCGACGCGGGCTCCATGCTCCGGGTCAAGGGCTCCGACACCCTCTGCCCGCTCGGACCGGGCCTGGTCACCGACTGGGACTTCCACGGCAAGCGGCTGCGGACGTACGTCAACGGCGAGGTCGTGCAGGACGGTTCGACCGACGAGATGAAGTGGGACATGCACTACCTCGTCGCCGACATCGCCCGCACCATCACCCTCTACCCGGGCGACGTGCTCCTGTCCGGCACCCCGGCCAACTCCCGCCCCGTCCGGCCCGGCGACGTCGTCGAGGTCGAGGTCGAGGGCCTCGGCCGGCTCACCAACCACATCGTCACCGGCCCGACCCCGGTCCGCACCGACGTGGGAGCCCAGCCGACCGAGTCCGAGGAGGTGCTGTCCACCGCGCTCGGCGGGGACTGGGAGTTCCGCGGCATCCGGCCGCCCAGGCGTTGA
- a CDS encoding 3,4-dihydroxyphenylacetate 2,3-dioxygenase → MGEIVGAGLLAHVPTVVLPEAVRLELNEGKEITLVTGLKELRAEVFERDDYDTVVVLDSHWATTVEFVVTAQQRRAGLFTSEELPRGMCRMPYDFPGDPELAHNIARFADEHGTWITAIEDDHLPIYYATINLWKFLGEGLPDKRWVTIGVCQTGDMEDHLRLGRALADGIAATPGRRVLLIASGALSHTFWPLRELRDHESSDPAHIFTPEARAADHERIAWFKEGRHDKVLDTMDEFWKYKPEAKFFHYLMMAGALGEQSCVARARQYGEYENSIGTGQVHLWFDRPADGWTGTEASASVPAAPHNPHRRF, encoded by the coding sequence ATGGGTGAGATCGTCGGGGCCGGGCTGCTCGCCCATGTCCCCACCGTCGTACTGCCGGAGGCCGTCCGGCTGGAGCTCAACGAGGGCAAGGAGATCACCCTCGTCACCGGCCTGAAGGAGCTCCGCGCGGAGGTCTTCGAGCGGGACGACTACGACACCGTCGTCGTCCTCGACTCCCACTGGGCGACGACGGTCGAGTTCGTCGTCACCGCGCAGCAGCGCCGCGCCGGTCTCTTCACCTCCGAGGAGCTGCCGCGCGGCATGTGCCGGATGCCGTACGACTTCCCGGGCGATCCCGAACTCGCCCACAACATCGCGAGGTTCGCCGACGAGCACGGCACCTGGATCACCGCGATCGAGGACGACCACCTGCCGATCTACTACGCCACCATCAACCTCTGGAAGTTCCTCGGGGAGGGGCTGCCGGACAAGCGGTGGGTCACCATCGGCGTCTGCCAGACCGGCGACATGGAGGACCATCTGCGGCTCGGCCGTGCCCTGGCCGACGGCATCGCCGCCACCCCGGGCCGCCGCGTCCTGCTCATCGCCTCCGGCGCCCTGTCGCACACGTTCTGGCCGCTGCGCGAACTGCGCGACCACGAGTCCAGCGACCCGGCGCACATCTTCACCCCCGAGGCCCGCGCGGCCGACCACGAGCGCATCGCCTGGTTCAAGGAGGGCCGCCACGACAAGGTCCTCGACACCATGGACGAGTTCTGGAAGTACAAGCCCGAGGCGAAGTTCTTCCACTACCTGATGATGGCCGGCGCCCTCGGCGAACAGTCCTGCGTCGCCAGGGCCCGCCAGTACGGCGAGTACGAGAACTCCATCGGCACCGGCCAGGTCCATCTGTGGTTCGACCGTCCCGCCGACGGCTGGACCGGCACGGAAGCGTCCGCATCCGTGCCCGCCGCGCCCCACAACCCGCACCGTCGCTTCTAG
- a CDS encoding aldehyde dehydrogenase yields MPDKIVVAGVAVDTRHWIGGKRVASAGTFTDTSPIDGGVLGEIARGGPAEAEAAVAAAREAFPAWAATPRAERARILHAIADGVEKRIEELAVVETTDNGALLRSHRRGVMPRVAHNFRFFADWLLSLGHEDFETRGHTNHVSWDPAGPCVLITPWNAPLMLATWKVAPALAAGDTVVLKPAEWSPLTASLLADIAAEAGLPAGVLNVVQGYGSEIGDTLTAHPDVRRISFTGSVPTAKRIAASAAANLTPLSLELGGKSPLLVFADADLDLAVDLAVEQYDNAGQVCLAATRILVEESVAEEFTRRFADRAGALTQGDPRDEATDIGPNIHPRQLEKIDGFVRRAVEAGARAVVGGERRDGQFYAPTLLTDVAQDSEIVQEEVFGPVLTLQTFADEDEAVRLANDTRFGLAATLATGDPERAERVTARLVAGTVWVNCFFVRDLQAPFGGSRQSGVGREGGTWSFDFYCDLKNTVTAPKGWSHSHG; encoded by the coding sequence ATGCCTGACAAGATCGTCGTCGCCGGAGTTGCCGTCGACACCCGGCACTGGATCGGCGGCAAGCGTGTCGCCTCCGCCGGTACCTTCACCGACACCTCTCCCATCGACGGCGGCGTCCTCGGTGAGATCGCCCGCGGTGGTCCCGCCGAGGCCGAGGCCGCCGTCGCCGCCGCCCGTGAGGCCTTCCCCGCCTGGGCCGCCACGCCCCGTGCCGAGCGGGCCCGCATCCTGCACGCCATCGCCGACGGGGTCGAGAAGCGGATCGAGGAGCTCGCCGTCGTCGAGACCACCGACAACGGCGCCCTGCTGCGCTCGCACCGCCGGGGCGTGATGCCCCGCGTCGCCCACAACTTCCGCTTCTTCGCGGACTGGTTGCTCTCCCTCGGCCACGAGGACTTCGAGACGCGCGGGCACACCAACCACGTCTCCTGGGACCCGGCCGGACCGTGCGTGCTGATCACCCCGTGGAACGCGCCGCTCATGCTGGCCACCTGGAAGGTCGCCCCGGCGCTCGCGGCCGGCGACACCGTCGTCCTCAAGCCCGCCGAGTGGTCCCCGCTCACCGCCTCCCTCCTCGCCGACATCGCCGCCGAGGCGGGCCTGCCCGCCGGTGTCCTCAACGTCGTCCAGGGCTACGGCTCCGAGATCGGCGACACCCTCACCGCGCACCCGGACGTGCGCCGGATCAGCTTCACGGGCTCGGTTCCCACCGCCAAGCGGATCGCCGCGTCCGCCGCCGCGAACCTCACCCCGCTCAGCCTCGAACTCGGCGGCAAGTCACCGCTGCTGGTGTTCGCCGACGCCGACCTGGACCTCGCGGTCGACCTCGCCGTGGAGCAGTACGACAACGCCGGGCAGGTCTGCCTCGCCGCCACCCGCATCCTGGTGGAGGAGTCCGTCGCCGAGGAGTTCACCCGGCGCTTCGCCGACAGGGCGGGTGCGCTGACGCAGGGCGACCCGCGCGACGAGGCCACCGACATCGGTCCCAACATCCACCCCCGTCAGCTGGAGAAGATCGACGGGTTCGTGCGGCGGGCCGTCGAGGCCGGGGCCCGTGCGGTCGTCGGCGGGGAGCGCCGGGACGGGCAGTTCTACGCGCCGACCCTGCTCACCGATGTCGCCCAGGACTCCGAGATCGTGCAGGAGGAGGTCTTCGGGCCGGTCCTCACCCTCCAGACCTTCGCCGACGAGGACGAGGCCGTACGCCTCGCCAACGACACCCGCTTCGGGCTCGCCGCCACCCTCGCCACCGGCGACCCCGAGCGCGCCGAACGCGTCACCGCGCGGCTCGTCGCCGGCACGGTCTGGGTCAACTGCTTCTTCGTACGCGACCTCCAGGCCCCCTTCGGCGGCTCCCGCCAGTCCGGCGTCGGACGCGAGGGCGGCACCTGGAGCTTCGACTTCTACTGCGACCTGAAGAACACCGTCACCGCCCCGAAGGGATGGAGCCACAGCCATGGGTGA
- a CDS encoding acetoacetate decarboxylase family protein gives MSPVRGYFHPKTGSGASSLIPSPPWHYSGDLLTVEYRTDPARVRELLPEPLELADEDPGAVALIWADWQSCSQSGAELLDPVLSQYKEAFAVVRCKYRGQTYSRCVYIWVDKDFAIARGLHQGYPKKLGSIHQTRPHPYGPAPRIEAGARFGATLAAADRRLAQAVVTLREPAESNGFVNAHPMAHHRWLPSIEKGKGLALDELVETGAASFEAGQPWVGEAELELFEAPTEELARLEVREPIAAYYRQVGVVWDGGRLLEVGTSGASAG, from the coding sequence ATGTCCCCAGTCCGTGGCTACTTCCACCCCAAGACCGGCAGCGGTGCCTCGTCGCTGATCCCGTCGCCGCCGTGGCACTACTCCGGCGACCTGCTGACCGTCGAGTACCGCACGGACCCGGCGCGAGTGCGGGAACTGCTGCCCGAGCCGCTGGAGTTGGCCGACGAGGATCCCGGTGCCGTGGCCCTGATCTGGGCCGACTGGCAGTCCTGCTCGCAGTCCGGGGCGGAGCTGCTCGATCCCGTGCTGTCGCAGTACAAGGAGGCCTTCGCGGTCGTCCGGTGCAAGTACCGCGGGCAGACCTACTCGCGGTGCGTGTACATCTGGGTCGACAAGGACTTCGCCATCGCGCGCGGGCTGCACCAGGGGTATCCCAAGAAGCTCGGCTCCATCCACCAGACGCGGCCGCACCCGTACGGGCCCGCTCCGCGGATCGAGGCGGGGGCGCGGTTCGGGGCGACGCTGGCCGCCGCGGATCGCCGGCTGGCGCAGGCCGTGGTCACCCTGCGGGAGCCGGCCGAGTCGAACGGGTTCGTGAACGCGCATCCGATGGCCCATCACCGGTGGCTCCCCTCGATCGAGAAGGGCAAGGGGCTCGCGCTCGACGAGCTGGTCGAGACGGGGGCGGCGTCCTTCGAGGCAGGTCAACCATGGGTGGGGGAAGCCGAGTTGGAGCTTTTCGAGGCGCCTACCGAGGAGCTCGCCCGGCTGGAGGTCCGTGAGCCGATCGCCGCGTATTACCGGCAGGTCGGGGTGGTCTGGGACGGGGGGCGGCTGTTGGAGGTGGGGACGTCCGGAGCGTCTGCCGGGTGA